A stretch of the Ktedonobacterales bacterium genome encodes the following:
- the leuC gene encoding 3-isopropylmalate dehydratase large subunit, which yields MAAIPKTLFDKIWDAHAVREAPGEPTILYIDRHLAYEATSPQAFEGIRLAGRTVRQPNATFTTLDHNVPTRSRRVEDIVDQSSAEMIATMERNASEYKLPFFGFNDPRQGIVHVIGPELGITLPGMTVVCGDSHTSTHGALGAFAMGIGTSEVEHVLATQCLLQKRPRTMEVRIEGQLPPGVFAKDVALAFMAKYGTAIGTGYVIEFTGSTPRALTLEGRMTLCNLSIEAGARAGMVAPDERTIEYVRGRPFAPKGAEFEQAARYWLSLRTDPGAVYDTSVDLRADNLSPQVTWGTNPGLGTDVTGVVPDPAQAGDPSTRKAWERALAYMDLKPGTRITDIPLDTVFIGSCTNSRIEDLREAARYAKGRKVASGVTAIVVPGSTTVKRQAEEEGLSDIFREAGFEWRESGCSMCLAMNGDQLAPGERCASTSNRNFEGRQGKGGRTHLVSPAMAAAAAVAGHFVDIRAWRVDS from the coding sequence ATGGCAGCAATACCCAAAACATTGTTCGATAAGATCTGGGATGCTCATGCTGTGCGCGAGGCGCCGGGCGAACCTACGATCCTCTATATTGATCGTCATCTGGCCTATGAGGCGACTTCGCCCCAGGCATTTGAGGGTATCCGCCTGGCGGGGCGTACAGTGCGCCAACCCAACGCAACCTTTACTACGCTCGATCATAATGTGCCGACTCGCAGCCGCCGGGTTGAAGATATTGTGGACCAGAGCAGTGCTGAAATGATCGCCACGATGGAGCGCAACGCCAGTGAGTACAAACTGCCCTTCTTTGGTTTCAACGATCCACGCCAGGGGATTGTGCATGTGATTGGGCCAGAGTTAGGCATTACGCTCCCAGGGATGACGGTTGTCTGTGGCGATTCGCACACTTCCACGCATGGGGCGCTTGGCGCTTTTGCGATGGGCATTGGTACCAGCGAGGTGGAGCATGTGCTGGCTACGCAGTGTCTCCTGCAAAAGCGGCCCAGGACGATGGAAGTACGCATCGAGGGCCAGCTTCCGCCAGGGGTCTTTGCCAAGGATGTTGCCCTGGCCTTTATGGCGAAGTATGGTACGGCGATTGGTACCGGCTATGTTATCGAGTTTACCGGCTCAACACCGCGCGCGCTCACGCTGGAAGGCCGCATGACGCTCTGTAACCTGAGCATTGAGGCTGGGGCGCGCGCCGGGATGGTTGCGCCGGACGAGCGCACAATTGAGTATGTGCGTGGCCGACCTTTTGCCCCCAAAGGCGCGGAGTTTGAGCAGGCGGCGCGGTACTGGCTTTCGCTGCGCACCGACCCAGGCGCCGTGTATGATACATCGGTTGATCTGCGGGCTGATAATCTGTCCCCCCAGGTGACATGGGGGACGAACCCCGGCCTGGGCACGGACGTAACAGGCGTTGTTCCTGACCCTGCCCAGGCGGGTGATCCCAGCACGCGCAAAGCCTGGGAGCGCGCGCTGGCCTATATGGACCTGAAGCCTGGGACTCGCATTACCGATATTCCCCTTGATACCGTGTTTATCGGCTCCTGCACCAACTCACGGATTGAGGATTTGCGCGAAGCGGCGCGCTACGCGAAGGGGCGCAAGGTTGCCTCTGGCGTCACGGCGATTGTCGTGCCAGGTTCAACAACGGTGAAACGTCAGGCTGAAGAGGAGGGGCTGAGCGACATCTTCCGCGAGGCTGGCTTCGAGTGGCGCGAGTCGGGGTGCAGCATGTGCCTGGCGATGAATGGCGACCAGCTTGCGCCGGGCGAGCGCTGCGCTTCCACCAGTAACCGTAACTTTGAGGGTCGGCAGGGCAAAGGTGGCCGCACGCATCTGGTCAGCCCGGCAATGGCGGCTGCGGCAGCCGTCGCCGGTCATTTCGTTGATATTCGCGCCTGGCGAGTAGATAGCTAG
- a CDS encoding 2-isopropylmalate synthase, translating to MTRIIKFYETTLRDGEQTPGINYFPAEKLQIAQALADMGFDTLDCGFPISGPGEFEAVQLIARNVATAEICAIGRAFPQDIDRAWEAVKDAAHPVIEPFISTSPLHRQAKLGKTREEVLELARTAVARGRSYTENVDFALEDTTRTEHDFIFEVVAAVRKEGVRHVTICDTVGFALPWEFGELIAELKREFPGILLSAHCHDDLGLAVANAMEAIRNGVDRVDTCINGLGERAGNAATEEVIMAIRTRRADLDVDVKVDTTKIISTSRLVAKLSGMQPQWTKAIVGANAFAHGGGIHQDGVLKDARTYEIMTPESVGLTAADRRLYVGKLSGRAALDAQMRELGYTLEREQLTQAFELVKVLLSKNRVAEEMDLRRIAETVTIAPAHEAGD from the coding sequence ATGACTCGCATCATTAAGTTTTACGAGACAACACTGCGCGACGGCGAGCAGACACCTGGCATCAATTATTTTCCTGCGGAAAAGCTTCAGATAGCTCAGGCGCTGGCGGATATGGGCTTTGATACGCTCGATTGCGGCTTCCCGATCTCAGGCCCCGGCGAATTTGAAGCGGTGCAATTGATTGCTCGCAACGTTGCCACCGCGGAGATTTGCGCTATTGGCCGCGCGTTTCCCCAGGATATTGATCGAGCGTGGGAGGCCGTCAAAGACGCGGCGCACCCGGTCATCGAGCCGTTTATCAGCACCTCACCGCTGCATCGGCAGGCCAAACTCGGCAAGACACGAGAAGAGGTGTTGGAACTGGCCCGCACAGCGGTAGCGCGAGGACGGAGCTATACCGAGAACGTGGATTTTGCTCTGGAAGACACGACTCGCACCGAACATGATTTTATTTTTGAGGTGGTGGCCGCTGTCAGGAAAGAAGGCGTTCGCCACGTCACCATTTGTGATACCGTTGGGTTCGCGCTCCCCTGGGAGTTTGGCGAGTTGATCGCCGAACTCAAGCGCGAGTTTCCCGGCATCTTGCTCTCGGCCCACTGCCATGATGATCTGGGGCTGGCTGTTGCTAACGCAATGGAGGCCATTCGCAATGGCGTTGATCGCGTGGATACCTGTATCAACGGCCTGGGTGAGCGCGCGGGCAACGCGGCAACTGAAGAGGTTATCATGGCAATTCGGACCCGCCGCGCCGATCTGGATGTGGATGTCAAGGTGGATACGACCAAGATTATCTCGACCAGCCGGTTGGTGGCAAAGCTCAGCGGGATGCAGCCTCAGTGGACCAAAGCTATTGTTGGCGCGAACGCCTTTGCGCATGGCGGCGGTATCCATCAGGATGGTGTGCTGAAAGATGCGCGAACCTATGAAATCATGACGCCTGAATCGGTCGGACTGACTGCTGCTGATCGGCGTCTGTATGTTGGCAAGCTTTCCGGTCGCGCGGCCCTGGATGCCCAGATGCGCGAACTGGGCTATACGCTTGAGCGCGAGCAGTTGACGCAGGCATTTGAGTTGGTGAAGGTTCTGTTGTCGAAGAATCGTGTGGCCGAGGAGATGGACCTGCGCCGCATCGCTGAAACCGTTACGATTGCGCCAGCGCACGAGGCGGGAGATTAG
- a CDS encoding long-chain fatty acid--CoA ligase yields the protein MNGLMMDYPLTLQQSFNRAITLFPKREVATLTENGIHRYTYADFGQRAMQLAAALTQFGIKPGDRVATFAWNTYRHLELYFAVPCMGAVLHTLNIRLFADQIAYIANDAEDPIIFIDGDLIPLLEPLAEKLPTVRQYVIMGEPSAKATGKLSPAIDYEEFLASGSTDYDWPKLDENMACAMCYTSGTTGNPKGVVYSHRSTYLHSLATTQADTLALSERDTLLPVVPMFHANAWGLAHAAPMIGAKQVFPGRFMDPAKIAHLIADERVTLAAGVPTIWIGLLQVLAREQIDMSSVTRILSGGSAVPLALIEGLQKYNLNIVHAWGMTEMSPLGTLGHLKKEYLSLSNEEQNRIRTKQGFPVAGVDIRVVDLATGQELPWDGQSFGELQVRGPWIAQAYYHDEDSASKFVDGWFRTGDVVTIDEEGYIQVLDRTKDLVKSGGEWISSIELEGLIMGHPKVLEAAVIAVPHPTWQERPVACVVPKPEFKDQITKEEVIEYLRPRVAKWWLPDEILFIEAVPKTSVGKFDKKVLRTQFAGITLSV from the coding sequence ATGAACGGCCTCATGATGGATTACCCGCTTACCTTGCAACAGTCCTTCAACCGCGCAATCACCCTTTTTCCCAAACGCGAAGTAGCAACCCTGACCGAGAATGGCATCCATCGCTACACCTATGCCGATTTTGGTCAACGCGCAATGCAACTTGCTGCTGCCCTGACACAATTTGGCATCAAGCCAGGGGATCGTGTCGCCACCTTCGCCTGGAATACCTATCGCCACCTGGAACTCTATTTCGCCGTTCCTTGCATGGGCGCCGTTCTTCACACGCTCAACATTCGTCTCTTCGCCGACCAGATCGCCTACATTGCCAACGATGCCGAAGACCCCATCATCTTCATTGACGGCGATCTTATCCCCCTGCTAGAGCCACTGGCCGAAAAACTTCCCACTGTGCGCCAATACGTCATTATGGGCGAACCATCCGCCAAGGCAACAGGGAAACTTTCGCCAGCCATTGACTATGAAGAGTTCCTTGCCAGCGGCTCAACCGACTATGACTGGCCGAAGCTTGACGAGAATATGGCCTGCGCCATGTGCTACACATCAGGCACCACAGGTAATCCAAAGGGCGTGGTCTACAGCCATCGCTCCACCTACCTGCACTCTCTTGCCACAACGCAAGCCGATACCCTTGCTCTCTCCGAGCGCGATACCCTCCTTCCAGTCGTACCCATGTTCCACGCAAACGCCTGGGGACTGGCCCACGCCGCGCCGATGATTGGCGCCAAACAAGTCTTCCCTGGCCGTTTCATGGACCCGGCCAAAATCGCCCACCTCATCGCTGATGAGCGGGTCACGCTGGCCGCAGGCGTCCCAACCATCTGGATCGGCTTGCTGCAAGTCCTCGCCAGAGAACAAATTGACATGTCCAGCGTAACTCGCATTCTGAGTGGTGGCTCTGCCGTCCCGCTTGCCTTGATCGAAGGGCTACAAAAATACAACCTGAATATCGTCCACGCCTGGGGTATGACCGAAATGTCGCCCCTGGGTACACTGGGCCATCTCAAGAAGGAATACCTGAGCCTTTCCAACGAGGAGCAGAATCGTATCCGTACCAAACAGGGCTTCCCCGTTGCCGGTGTTGACATCCGAGTAGTCGATCTTGCTACCGGCCAGGAACTGCCCTGGGACGGCCAATCATTCGGCGAACTCCAGGTGCGCGGCCCCTGGATTGCGCAAGCCTACTATCACGACGAAGATAGCGCCTCCAAGTTCGTAGATGGCTGGTTCCGCACTGGCGATGTAGTCACCATAGACGAAGAAGGCTATATTCAGGTTTTGGACCGCACGAAAGATCTGGTCAAGTCCGGTGGCGAATGGATCTCCTCTATCGAACTTGAAGGCTTAATCATGGGCCATCCCAAAGTGCTAGAAGCCGCCGTAATCGCTGTGCCGCATCCAACCTGGCAAGAACGCCCGGTGGCATGCGTCGTGCCGAAACCAGAGTTCAAAGATCAAATCACCAAAGAAGAAGTCATCGAATATCTAAGGCCGCGCGTTGCCAAGTGGTGGCTGCCTGATGAGATTCTCTTCATCGAAGCAGTACCGAAGACGAGCGTAGGCAAGTTCGATAAAAAAGTCCTGCGCACTCAGTTTGCAGGAATTACCCTCTCCGTGTAA